The following are encoded in a window of Arthrobacter sp. OAP107 genomic DNA:
- the lepB gene encoding signal peptidase I: MTTAVLLAACLLASRLWLLEPVTVSSESMEPALPKGSTVLMFKPGPALGSLRAGDLVVFTSPEDGNAAVKRAIAFAGQTVAIEDSVLVVDGVPQAEPGINHSRIDGTYFGPVTVPAGHVFVLGDNRAGSIDSRIYGSVPLASLQATVLWPFGR; this comes from the coding sequence ATTACGACGGCGGTGCTGCTGGCCGCCTGTTTGCTCGCCTCGCGCCTGTGGCTGCTGGAGCCGGTGACGGTCAGTTCCGAGAGCATGGAACCGGCGCTGCCCAAGGGCAGCACGGTGCTGATGTTCAAACCGGGTCCGGCGCTGGGTTCACTCAGGGCAGGAGACCTGGTGGTTTTCACAAGTCCTGAGGACGGGAACGCCGCCGTGAAACGGGCCATTGCCTTCGCCGGGCAGACCGTTGCCATCGAGGACTCGGTGCTGGTGGTGGACGGGGTTCCACAGGCCGAGCCGGGGATCAACCACAGCCGCATTGACGGCACCTACTTTGGTCCGGTCACGGTGCCGGCCGGGCACGTCTTCGTCCTGGGCGACAACCGGGCGGGTTCCATCGATTCGCGCATCTACGGGAGTGTGCCTCTGGCATCGCTGCAGGCTACGGTGCTGTGGCCCTTCGGCCGCTGA
- a CDS encoding multicopper oxidase domain-containing protein: MTVSTRNVLLLGGLGVVGAGALSLPRSEVEAKSASRLSAAEMPKPFQSAFVKPPVLASDKVEVDPADGKPVNYYTLTEKAAMASILPRLQTPILGYNGIFPGPTISLDQGTKAVVRVRNQLPATHPNDGHVLSTSTHLHGSASLPQFDGYASDVTHTGFFKDYHYPNFQPARTLWYHDHGVHFTAQNAYSGLAAQYHMHDPLERQLLPQGDFDVPLIISDAMFAANGALGYDDNTHSGLWGDVILVNGKPWPVMKVQKRIYRFRVLNCSISRSVRLTLSTGDPLIIVGTDGGLIPTPQKVANYRHGGAERYEVLIDFRKYKTGQRIEMRNLSNPNNVDYDFTNKVMAFDVTDEPVNTGDPTWNTVPAQLAPGNEVMALTEKQATKVRKFRVKRNDVTNMWTIDDDSWQDVIASGYKKAAAEVDLNAVEVWEIENKSGGWFHPVHIHLVDFKILSRNGKAPFPQELGPKDVVYVGESETVRLLMKFGPHRGRYMVHCHNLPHEDHDMMVQFRVGLKEDDNDPNDPMTAALPQWDG, encoded by the coding sequence ATGACCGTGTCCACACGAAATGTCCTGCTACTCGGAGGCCTCGGCGTTGTGGGAGCAGGCGCCCTTTCGCTCCCGCGGAGCGAGGTGGAGGCCAAGTCCGCCAGCCGGCTGAGCGCCGCAGAGATGCCCAAACCGTTCCAATCGGCATTCGTGAAGCCGCCCGTGCTGGCTTCGGACAAGGTGGAAGTGGACCCCGCCGACGGCAAGCCCGTCAACTACTACACCCTGACTGAGAAGGCGGCCATGGCGTCCATCCTGCCGCGGCTCCAGACACCGATCCTGGGCTACAACGGGATTTTCCCCGGCCCCACGATCAGCCTGGACCAGGGCACCAAGGCGGTGGTCCGGGTCCGGAACCAGCTTCCGGCAACTCACCCGAACGACGGCCACGTGCTCTCCACATCCACACACCTGCACGGTTCAGCCTCGCTGCCGCAGTTCGACGGGTATGCCAGTGACGTCACCCATACCGGGTTTTTCAAGGACTACCACTACCCGAACTTCCAGCCAGCCCGCACGCTCTGGTACCACGACCACGGAGTGCACTTCACGGCACAGAACGCCTACTCCGGCCTGGCAGCCCAGTACCACATGCACGATCCGCTGGAACGGCAGCTGCTTCCGCAGGGCGACTTCGACGTGCCGCTCATCATTTCCGATGCCATGTTCGCCGCGAACGGCGCCCTGGGCTATGACGACAACACCCACTCGGGTCTGTGGGGGGACGTCATCCTGGTGAACGGCAAGCCGTGGCCGGTCATGAAGGTCCAAAAGCGCATCTACCGCTTCCGGGTCCTGAACTGCAGCATCTCCCGGTCGGTGCGGCTCACGCTAAGCACCGGGGATCCGCTCATCATCGTAGGGACCGACGGCGGCCTGATCCCCACTCCGCAGAAGGTGGCCAACTACCGCCACGGCGGGGCGGAACGGTACGAGGTTCTCATCGATTTCCGGAAGTACAAGACCGGCCAGCGGATCGAGATGCGGAACCTGTCCAACCCGAACAACGTTGACTACGACTTTACCAACAAGGTGATGGCCTTCGACGTCACGGACGAGCCCGTCAACACGGGCGACCCCACCTGGAACACGGTGCCAGCCCAGCTGGCGCCCGGAAATGAGGTCATGGCGTTGACCGAGAAGCAGGCCACGAAGGTCAGGAAGTTCCGGGTCAAACGGAACGACGTCACCAACATGTGGACCATCGACGATGACAGCTGGCAGGACGTCATTGCCAGCGGCTACAAGAAGGCAGCCGCCGAGGTGGACCTCAACGCCGTCGAGGTCTGGGAAATCGAGAACAAATCCGGCGGCTGGTTCCACCCTGTGCACATCCACCTCGTGGACTTCAAGATCCTGAGCCGGAACGGCAAAGCCCCGTTCCCCCAGGAACTCGGACCCAAGGACGTTGTTTACGTGGGCGAGAGTGAGACGGTCCGCCTGCTGATGAAGTTTGGTCCGCACCGCGGCCGCTACATGGTGCACTGCCACAACCTGCCCCACGAGGACCACGACATGATGGTTCAGTTCAGGGTGGGGCTGAAGGAAGATGACAACGACCCCAACGACCCGATGACGGCGGCGCTGCCCCAATGGGACGGCTAG
- a CDS encoding thiamine-binding protein has product MLLAFSVAPSGIPADPAYAAAGAGDASVHDAVAAAVKIVRESGLPNKTDSMFTTIEGEWDEVFDVVKRATEAVGKFGSRVSLVIKADIRPGYSGELTAKVERLEGALGVAPDGALPKG; this is encoded by the coding sequence ATGTTGCTTGCATTTTCAGTCGCCCCTTCCGGAATTCCCGCTGATCCTGCCTACGCTGCGGCGGGCGCCGGGGACGCATCAGTGCACGACGCCGTGGCTGCCGCTGTCAAGATTGTCCGGGAGTCCGGGCTGCCCAACAAGACGGATTCCATGTTCACCACCATCGAGGGTGAATGGGACGAGGTGTTCGACGTGGTAAAGCGCGCCACCGAGGCCGTGGGGAAATTCGGCAGCAGGGTGTCCCTGGTGATCAAGGCCGACATCCGGCCAGGCTATTCCGGCGAGCTCACCGCGAAGGTGGAACGCCTGGAAGGTGCCTTGGGCGTCGCCCCGGATGGTGCGCTGCCAAAGGGGTAA
- a CDS encoding acyl-CoA dehydrogenase family protein produces MIRPSQPVRLSPAEARTAGGEPESSLDLERLLDRVASAVGDVTSLLAIAQQAGRSAPKPGDGQTAQLWELLASVAAVDVAAARVMEPHLDAGAILAQAGTPEAFTGSWGVYAAEAPGTRLTAGPAAGRVDGPSSGNGPSPAGGQSSDQTQAGAAETGRAQPSGTASGVQLTGSKPWCSLAQFVDHAVVTAHTETGGRAAFAVDLRAAGVTCDVPEWTSRGLREIPSGTVHFDRVPAVPLGGDGWYFQRPGFAWGGMGVAACWLGGAVALGRHFEAALLRGARSQREPDQVALAAMGEVDRILTSTIQYLARAADSVDAQLNGGAVGGWSEALRVRGTVASAVERVQLLVSQNLGPGPLAFDERYGKCMADLSLYVRQHHATRDDAQLGALTLKGEHAW; encoded by the coding sequence ATGATCCGGCCATCCCAGCCCGTCCGCCTTAGCCCGGCGGAAGCCCGTACGGCAGGCGGCGAACCCGAATCTTCACTCGACCTCGAGCGGTTGCTGGACAGGGTTGCCTCCGCCGTGGGGGATGTCACCTCCCTGCTGGCCATCGCCCAGCAGGCCGGCCGTAGCGCACCGAAGCCGGGTGACGGGCAGACTGCACAACTGTGGGAACTGTTGGCGTCGGTAGCCGCAGTGGACGTGGCCGCCGCCAGGGTGATGGAGCCGCACCTGGATGCCGGTGCCATCCTGGCCCAGGCCGGGACACCGGAAGCATTCACCGGATCGTGGGGAGTGTATGCAGCCGAGGCCCCCGGAACCCGGCTGACGGCCGGTCCGGCGGCCGGGCGCGTTGACGGGCCGTCCTCTGGTAACGGGCCGTCACCTGCTGGCGGACAATCCTCCGACCAGACCCAAGCGGGAGCAGCAGAAACCGGCCGGGCACAACCCAGCGGGACAGCTTCCGGCGTACAGCTGACCGGCTCCAAGCCGTGGTGCTCGCTGGCCCAGTTTGTGGACCACGCCGTGGTGACCGCGCACACCGAAACGGGCGGCCGTGCCGCCTTTGCCGTCGACCTCCGGGCCGCCGGGGTCACGTGCGATGTGCCGGAATGGACCAGCCGCGGACTGCGCGAAATCCCCAGCGGAACGGTCCACTTCGACAGAGTGCCGGCCGTGCCGCTCGGCGGCGACGGGTGGTACTTCCAGCGCCCCGGCTTTGCCTGGGGCGGCATGGGCGTCGCCGCGTGCTGGCTCGGCGGCGCGGTGGCACTCGGCCGGCACTTCGAAGCCGCGCTCCTGCGGGGCGCCAGGTCCCAGCGTGAGCCCGACCAGGTAGCGCTCGCCGCCATGGGCGAAGTGGACCGGATCCTGACCTCCACTATCCAGTACCTCGCCCGGGCAGCTGACTCCGTGGATGCCCAGCTCAATGGCGGCGCCGTCGGCGGGTGGAGCGAGGCGCTACGTGTCCGGGGGACTGTTGCTTCCGCCGTCGAACGCGTCCAGCTCCTGGTGAGCCAGAACCTGGGACCTGGCCCCCTGGCCTTCGACGAACGGTATGGCAAGTGCATGGCGGACCTGTCCCTCTACGTGCGGCAGCACCACGCCACCCGTGACGACGCCCAGCTGGGCGCGCTCACGCTCAAGGGGGAGCACGCGTGGTGA
- a CDS encoding FG-GAP-like repeat-containing protein, with protein MSSHSAMRPLVPDGAKRSRSARRLSSTTAGRFAPAVAGVLLAAALSPIGAVPAHAETAGMGPVDPANGFPTWFSDGTVRLQFCYQGGQGCLSEPPDPSAPASYPDNFPEEAFWFGAEAAAGNLRLYEAALEGAHVNGPVVDGEQMGFGRLRFRVNNLVAGESYTITHPYGIHTFTATADKAGLGEINVTLDGGVCAPSDTAACDWAGVGRAFLGNYGSGTTATFLRQEGAAPGTLGDINTARRVTGAPSGNNFVSIVGPNAGGPGIDTLTVDTFTVQGLIATDSVGGPNTPDLPAASDSGRSNSDNITNVTAPTITGTLPAGTAGPVQLRVDGGAPRTATLVGSTYSLKLTPLAQGDHSVQAVAGGLTSGTLRFKVDTTAPPVSIMAPFPSSPSLDNTPSLSFKGEAGARFECQLQPTNMAWDPTCASPRTWDAQAGGTYVFNVRATDVAGNVSPVASRAVQIGTTVTAQANKVQDFDLDGKADMLSRDASGILWLYRGNGTGGFLPRTQIGGGWNAMTAIVSAGDFNSDFKADVVARDSAGTLWLYRGTGNGTFLARLKIGAGWNSLNSILGTGDFNGDRKADLAARDASGRLWLYRGDGGSSFLGRTQIGSGWNGLNSIVATGDFNSDRRADLAARDSAGRLWLYRGSGTGTFLGKAQIGAGWNGLSGIIAPSDFNSDRRADLAARDSAGRLWLYRGSGTGGFLGKSAMGAGWNSMNAIL; from the coding sequence ATGTCTTCGCATTCCGCGATGAGGCCTTTGGTGCCTGACGGAGCCAAGCGCTCCCGGTCAGCGCGCCGTTTGTCCTCCACCACTGCCGGGCGCTTTGCCCCGGCCGTTGCCGGCGTCCTGCTCGCCGCCGCCCTGTCACCCATCGGCGCTGTTCCCGCCCACGCGGAAACGGCCGGGATGGGACCTGTCGACCCCGCAAACGGGTTCCCCACCTGGTTTTCGGACGGCACCGTCCGGCTGCAGTTCTGCTACCAGGGGGGGCAGGGCTGCCTCTCTGAGCCGCCTGACCCAAGCGCGCCGGCGTCCTACCCGGACAACTTCCCGGAGGAAGCCTTCTGGTTCGGAGCCGAGGCCGCGGCCGGCAACCTGCGCCTGTACGAGGCTGCGCTCGAAGGCGCCCATGTCAACGGACCCGTGGTTGACGGCGAACAGATGGGCTTCGGCCGGCTGCGGTTCAGGGTCAATAACCTTGTGGCCGGAGAGTCCTACACCATCACTCATCCGTACGGCATCCACACCTTCACGGCCACGGCTGACAAGGCGGGCCTGGGCGAGATCAACGTGACATTGGACGGGGGCGTCTGCGCACCCAGTGACACGGCCGCTTGCGACTGGGCGGGGGTGGGCAGGGCCTTCCTAGGCAATTACGGCAGCGGCACCACAGCAACCTTCCTCCGACAGGAGGGCGCCGCACCCGGCACTCTCGGCGACATCAACACTGCCCGGCGTGTCACCGGCGCCCCTTCGGGCAACAACTTCGTTAGCATAGTTGGCCCCAACGCTGGCGGACCCGGGATTGACACCCTTACCGTGGACACCTTCACTGTCCAGGGCCTGATCGCGACGGACTCAGTTGGGGGACCCAACACGCCGGATTTGCCTGCCGCCAGCGACAGCGGCCGGTCTAACTCCGACAACATCACGAACGTGACAGCGCCCACAATCACGGGCACGCTGCCCGCAGGAACTGCAGGTCCCGTTCAACTCCGTGTCGACGGCGGAGCACCCCGGACTGCCACTTTGGTTGGCTCTACCTACTCACTGAAGCTGACCCCTCTGGCTCAAGGCGACCACTCTGTGCAGGCTGTTGCCGGCGGACTGACTTCCGGGACGCTACGGTTCAAAGTTGACACCACCGCACCGCCAGTATCCATAATGGCACCCTTCCCGTCCTCTCCCAGCCTGGACAACACTCCCTCGCTTAGCTTCAAAGGCGAAGCTGGCGCACGATTCGAATGCCAACTCCAGCCGACAAATATGGCGTGGGACCCAACCTGCGCATCACCCAGAACCTGGGATGCACAGGCAGGAGGCACATACGTTTTCAACGTTCGGGCCACTGACGTAGCTGGCAACGTCAGCCCCGTAGCCAGTCGGGCTGTGCAAATTGGTACGACCGTAACAGCCCAGGCCAATAAGGTGCAGGATTTCGATCTCGACGGCAAGGCTGACATGCTGTCCCGGGACGCCAGCGGAATCCTATGGCTCTACCGCGGCAACGGTACAGGCGGGTTCCTCCCCCGCACGCAGATTGGCGGCGGCTGGAATGCCATGACGGCCATCGTCAGTGCCGGTGACTTCAACAGCGACTTCAAGGCCGACGTTGTGGCCCGGGACTCTGCCGGCACCCTGTGGCTCTACCGTGGCACCGGAAACGGCACGTTCCTTGCCAGGCTAAAAATCGGAGCCGGTTGGAACTCATTGAACAGCATCCTCGGAACTGGTGATTTCAATGGCGACCGAAAAGCCGATTTAGCTGCCCGCGATGCAAGTGGACGGCTGTGGCTCTACCGAGGCGACGGCGGCAGCAGCTTCCTGGGCAGGACCCAGATCGGTAGCGGTTGGAACGGCCTGAACAGCATCGTTGCTACCGGTGACTTCAATTCCGACCGCCGGGCTGACCTGGCGGCCCGGGACTCGGCCGGCAGGCTCTGGCTCTATCGAGGCAGTGGTACCGGAACCTTCCTGGGCAAGGCACAGATCGGCGCCGGCTGGAACGGCCTGAGCGGCATCATCGCTCCTTCCGACTTCAACTCGGACCGCCGGGCTGACCTGGCGGCCCGGGACTCGGCCGGCCGGCTCTGGCTCTACCGGGGCAGCGGCACCGGCGGATTCCTGGGCAAGTCCGCGATGGGTGCCGGCTGGAATTCGATGAACGCCATCCTATAA
- a CDS encoding glycosyltransferase family 2 protein: protein MTADSSRPVINRVEVVMPVHNEEHHLGAALHALGVATKALARNGPAIAAGITVVLDHCTDRSAEIAARFAGPYVRSSAGLSTGVRILHRRFRNAGASRAAGVAAALGETGPGPWESAELLESPGRLESTAPLEGAGALHLESTWLANTDADSRVPEDWLVRQLEFADSGWDVVLGSVEPDSTGMEPELLRSWRLRHPQEERHSNVYGANLGVRASAYRQAGGFPPLRSSEDRALVEQLRRRGFAVTATDSTRVMTSGRTIARAPHGFGAYLRALGVETAAALRSG, encoded by the coding sequence GTGACGGCGGATAGTTCCCGGCCGGTCATCAACCGCGTGGAGGTGGTGATGCCGGTCCATAACGAGGAGCACCACCTTGGAGCAGCCCTGCATGCGCTCGGCGTCGCGACGAAAGCCCTGGCGCGGAACGGCCCTGCAATAGCCGCGGGTATCACTGTTGTCCTGGACCACTGCACCGACCGTTCGGCGGAGATCGCGGCCCGCTTCGCTGGTCCGTACGTCCGATCAAGCGCCGGTCTAAGCACCGGCGTACGGATACTGCACCGGAGGTTCCGCAATGCGGGCGCCAGCAGGGCAGCGGGGGTGGCAGCAGCCCTGGGGGAGACCGGCCCGGGCCCTTGGGAAAGCGCGGAACTCCTGGAAAGTCCGGGCCGTCTGGAAAGCACGGCTCCTCTGGAAGGCGCTGGCGCTCTGCATCTGGAAAGTACTTGGCTGGCGAACACGGACGCCGATTCCCGGGTTCCCGAGGACTGGCTCGTGCGCCAGTTGGAATTTGCGGACTCCGGCTGGGACGTGGTGCTGGGTTCCGTGGAGCCCGACTCCACCGGCATGGAACCCGAGCTTCTGCGCAGCTGGCGCCTGAGGCATCCGCAGGAGGAAAGGCACAGTAACGTCTACGGCGCCAACCTCGGCGTGCGTGCCTCGGCATACCGGCAGGCTGGCGGATTTCCCCCGCTACGCTCCTCCGAGGACCGTGCCCTAGTGGAACAGCTGCGGCGGCGAGGCTTCGCCGTCACCGCCACGGACAGCACCCGCGTAATGACCTCCGGACGGACGATCGCCAGGGCGCCCCACGGTTTCGGCGCTTACCTCCGTGCGCTGGGTGTTGAAACGGCCGCTGCCCTCCGGAGCGGCTGA
- a CDS encoding O-methyltransferase codes for MFEHKPRPEWTAVEEYLSDVVVHPDDAVRRAVRSAEEAGMPPIEVTPNAGKLLKLLVAASGARKVLEIGTLAGFSTIWMAQGMPDDGRLVTCEYLQKHADVARANVDAAGVGQKVEIRTGAALDTLAALEAEGAGPFDFVFIDADKENNPQYLEWAVRLGRAGTSIVMDNVVWEGVALDPSMDEVNAPGIIGALKMMGEDSRLDATVIQTVGSKGWDGFALAVVR; via the coding sequence ATGTTTGAGCATAAGCCGCGGCCCGAGTGGACGGCCGTAGAAGAGTACCTGTCCGACGTCGTCGTCCACCCCGACGATGCCGTCCGGCGCGCCGTGCGGTCCGCCGAGGAAGCCGGGATGCCGCCGATCGAGGTGACGCCGAACGCCGGAAAGCTCTTGAAGCTGCTGGTGGCAGCGTCCGGTGCCCGCAAAGTGCTGGAGATCGGTACGCTGGCGGGGTTCAGCACCATCTGGATGGCCCAGGGAATGCCCGACGACGGGCGGCTGGTGACGTGCGAATACCTCCAGAAACACGCCGACGTAGCCCGGGCCAACGTGGACGCCGCAGGCGTGGGCCAGAAGGTGGAGATCCGGACGGGCGCGGCGCTGGACACGCTCGCGGCCCTCGAGGCCGAAGGAGCCGGCCCCTTCGACTTCGTGTTCATCGATGCGGACAAGGAAAACAATCCGCAGTACCTGGAGTGGGCGGTGCGGCTGGGCCGGGCCGGAACGAGCATCGTGATGGACAACGTCGTGTGGGAGGGCGTGGCATTGGATCCCTCGATGGATGAAGTCAACGCGCCCGGTATCATCGGGGCGCTGAAGATGATGGGGGAGGACAGCCGGCTGGACGCCACTGTCATCCAGACCGTGGGGTCAAAGGGCTGGGACGGCTTCGCGTTGGCCGTCGTCCGTTAG
- a CDS encoding bifunctional PIG-L family deacetylase/class I SAM-dependent methyltransferase produces the protein MVTFSHTDAGTDEAAWAASSLDTIGELPLDSAELARMEFVVLVAHPDDESLGAGGLLARLTSAGAHVEVLLCSAGEASHPDSPTTTPGQLAAVRREEFAAAMAAFGLAEHWQFLNLPDSGLARHRALIAEHLAAVIGQGREDVQRSVVIVAPYRGDGHIDHDTLGAVAAETAEAGGHGLLEYPIWYWLWATPGDTAWRNWLRLPLSSGEQRMKREALHAHASQLEPLSEQPGDEVLLSGQFLSHFSRPFEVFAWQPPVTGRRSAGDAEAVFDALHLSAEDPWRYQDSWYEQRKRSLTLAALPEQKYDAGMEAGCSIGTLSTELAQRCGRFLAVDASGTAVARAGERLARYPGAEARQLTLPEQWPPGSFDLIVVSEMGYYLAPAELEELFTRISASLLPGGTLLLCHWRHPVSGWELDGDAVHTLARSQLGWPSASVYRERDFVLETFIRPEAGPDSRPEAARDGG, from the coding sequence GTGGTGACGTTCTCGCACACCGATGCCGGCACGGACGAGGCGGCCTGGGCGGCCAGCAGCCTGGACACGATCGGCGAACTCCCGCTGGATTCGGCCGAGCTGGCACGGATGGAGTTCGTTGTCCTTGTTGCCCACCCGGACGACGAATCGCTCGGCGCCGGAGGGCTGCTGGCCCGGCTCACGTCGGCCGGTGCGCACGTTGAGGTGCTGCTGTGTTCGGCGGGGGAGGCGTCCCACCCGGACTCGCCCACGACGACGCCTGGGCAGCTTGCCGCAGTCCGCCGGGAGGAGTTCGCGGCTGCCATGGCCGCGTTCGGGCTGGCGGAGCACTGGCAGTTCCTGAACCTCCCGGACAGCGGGCTGGCCCGGCACCGCGCCCTCATTGCCGAACATCTGGCGGCAGTTATCGGGCAGGGCCGGGAAGACGTGCAGCGCAGCGTGGTCATTGTTGCCCCGTACCGCGGAGACGGACACATCGACCATGACACCCTCGGTGCCGTCGCGGCGGAGACCGCCGAAGCTGGCGGCCACGGGCTGCTGGAATATCCCATCTGGTACTGGCTGTGGGCCACGCCTGGCGACACTGCCTGGCGGAACTGGCTTCGGCTGCCCCTGAGCTCCGGAGAACAGCGGATGAAGCGTGAGGCCCTGCACGCCCATGCCTCCCAGCTGGAGCCGCTCTCTGAGCAGCCCGGCGACGAGGTACTGCTGTCAGGGCAGTTTCTTTCGCACTTCTCCAGGCCCTTTGAGGTCTTCGCCTGGCAGCCCCCGGTCACCGGCAGGCGCAGCGCCGGGGATGCCGAGGCGGTCTTTGATGCCCTGCACCTCAGCGCCGAGGATCCCTGGAGGTACCAGGACAGCTGGTATGAGCAGCGCAAGCGCAGCCTGACGCTCGCCGCGCTCCCTGAACAGAAGTACGACGCCGGCATGGAGGCCGGCTGCTCGATCGGCACCCTGAGTACGGAACTGGCACAGCGCTGCGGGAGGTTCCTCGCCGTGGACGCCAGCGGGACCGCCGTGGCGCGGGCCGGCGAACGGCTCGCCCGGTACCCGGGCGCTGAAGCCAGGCAGCTGACCCTGCCGGAACAGTGGCCGCCAGGCAGCTTTGACCTGATCGTAGTCTCCGAGATGGGCTACTACCTTGCGCCGGCCGAACTGGAGGAACTGTTCACCCGGATCTCGGCGTCCCTCCTCCCGGGCGGAACGCTGCTGCTCTGCCACTGGAGGCATCCGGTTTCAGGCTGGGAGCTCGACGGCGACGCGGTCCACACGCTGGCACGGAGCCAGCTCGGGTGGCCATCGGCCAGTGTTTACCGGGAGCGGGACTTCGTCCTCGAGACGTTCATCCGGCCGGAGGCTGGGCCTGATTCCCGGCCGGAGGCTGCGCGTGACGGCGGATAG
- a CDS encoding DNA starvation/stationary phase protection protein, whose protein sequence is MKASQTLASNLQKVLTDLIELHVQGKQAHWNLVGTNFRDLHLQLDEIVDSARLLADQTAERMRSLHALPDGRSATVSSGTRLEQYPAGLTVTKDTAKLITARLEQTVRTIRDVHDEVDEEDPTSADLLHEAITRLEQLAWMVNAEVMPASAPVTAPEQE, encoded by the coding sequence ATGAAAGCATCCCAGACTTTGGCCAGCAATCTTCAGAAGGTTCTCACCGACCTGATCGAGCTGCACGTTCAGGGCAAGCAGGCACACTGGAACCTTGTGGGCACCAACTTCCGCGACCTGCATCTGCAGCTGGACGAAATCGTCGACAGTGCCCGGCTGCTCGCCGACCAGACCGCTGAGCGGATGCGGTCCCTCCATGCGCTTCCGGACGGCCGGAGCGCCACCGTCTCGTCCGGCACCAGGCTGGAGCAGTACCCTGCCGGGCTGACCGTCACCAAGGACACCGCCAAACTCATCACCGCGAGGCTGGAACAAACGGTCAGGACCATCCGCGACGTGCACGATGAGGTGGATGAAGAAGATCCCACGAGCGCGGACCTCCTGCACGAGGCCATCACCCGGCTCGAACAGCTGGCATGGATGGTGAACGCGGAAGTGATGCCCGCCTCGGCGCCGGTGACCGCACCGGAGCAGGAATAG